The genomic interval attcagttttaattcagaagttcatttttaaatcaaatatcgtcgattcgaagttagaaaggcataaattcttcagttaaacttctgcttaaatcgcaaaacaatcactgacctgtagccatgtcatgaaactgatttaaatatgaaccaatcagaagaaggcattacggtgtaacgtgtacgcgtaattttatttaccatgagcttttaacaccgacttttacctaactagatctagtatgctaatctttgtcgatttaataagcatatgttcaaaacagatatggtgcagtttctattcactgttctaagtttcaggaagtatttatgcatgtctttttcgcacctctgtctgtgttgttttatgtacttacattctacgttacaaaggacggtatactgtacgatctgtatcaatattatttatgtacagtataaaaattaaagatgtactttatttcagaactttttaattgtcaatttagaaaaaaaacaatgctaaattaatccagaaaagtataacatcggtttactatgtaacgcgctgcaccacaacagacgaacgcaaactgtattttacgctgtttattcttccactttaaaccagatgctttacatcgaggtcgtgttatcgatttatatctacacagcgagcgaatcgagagatattgaaaaattgaatagtggttggatttaaattgctcaggcgtgcaaaattcaaagtgtcattacataatttttacggaacattatcgagaaatgaattatctacacaggtatcgTAGACGTACCTAAAATCGCCGTAAACCTTGGTTCGCCGTATTTACAAGTTTTGTTTTGATCACGCgatatttccgcgcatgcgcGAGATGTGACGTCACAGTGTTGTGAGAAAGCTGTTCCCACGGAAGGAAACTGTCAAACTCGACAAAATGCGATTTAAACAGGTATTTAACAAGTAATTAAGAATTTAATCGATAAAaagcttatttttattattccaaaaaagaatattattgaaaaaacaaacaaatcacacaAAATTCCGTTTTTAAACATTGTAACATTTGCCGTCTGctctgtttacatttatcaatgaagaTCACGTGACCGTAGTATTTCGTAGTAAGGCCAAACTATTTGTATGGATGGTTTTTCTGACCCATGTTCTGATAGATAAATTTGaagatgcattttttttcatttttacatcaggCACATCCCACACCTGTGAAGAAACATTATAGGGTTTATTCACCAAGTGCCCTCACAAATGCTTATAGGATGGTGAAAGAGGAAGGCCTAACTGTCTACAGGGCTAGTAGAATGTTTAATGTGCCAGAAAGAACACTTAGAGACAGGTTTATTGGCAGAGTTGATCCTGAGTTGTGTGTTATGGGCAAACTTCCATTACTTGACCAGTTTGAAGAAGCTAAGCTTGTCAATCATTTCAAGAGGATGGCTGACTTAGGTTATGGCTATACCCAGCAAGAATGCATCGATGTTGCAAGTGAGTTTGCTGTTCAGCTGGGGAAACGCACCAAAGATAAACCTCTGTCTATGAAATGGATGAAAGGATTTCTAAAGCGGTGGCCAGAGATGCGGGTAACAAAACCCAGAGCACTGGAGTTTGTTAGGGCAAAGATGGCTAGTGAGGGTGTTGTCATGACATACTTTGATAATCTTGAAACCTGTCTGCAAAAAAATGATCTCTTGGATAAGCCACATTTAATCTATAATGTGGATGAAAAAGGTGTGTCAATACTGCATAAACCACCTCATATAGTTGCAGGTACCAACCATCCCGCTCAGGCGGTGACATCTGGAAAAGGTGACACTGTTACAATAATTGGTGCAGGTAGCGCAAGTGGTTCAGCCATTCCACCATATTTCGTGTTCCCTGGCAAGAAAATGAACTATGACCTACTAAAGGGTTCTTCAGCAGGAGCAAGTGGAACTGTATCCGATTCAGGGTGGTCAAATATGGATGTGTTTCGCAAATATCTTACAGAGCACTTCATACAGTTTGTACCAGGAAGGGGCGATCAAAAGGTTCTTTTGCTCCTAGATGGACATAGGTCACATGTTGCCCTAACACTGGCTGAGTGGGCAAAAGACAACAACGTCATACTATACATCCTACCTGCACATACAAGCCACATTCTGCAGCCCCTTGATGTTGGATGCTATGGACCCTTTCAGAGGATGTACCATGTCCAATTGCACAAATACATACGACAAACACATGCTGCCATCACCAAGTACAGCATAGCCGAAATTTCTTGTAAGGTATATAACAGGGCCTTATGTGCGGATAATTTGCAGTCTTCTTTTAGAAGAACAGGAATTTACCCTCTGGATAGAACTGTTGTACCAAAGAGCAGCATGGTTCCAGCTGAGGTATTTCATGACAGTTGTGACAGTCAGTCAAGTCAAGCTACCGTTGAAGAAGGGGGGATTCCATTGGATGTATTTCAAGAAAAGAACAACAGCTAGTAAAAAAGAAGAATGAATCGGTCAGGAAACCTTACAGAACAGTTAGTAAGCTTGTGTCTGGCAAAGAACTGACCAGTGACAATGTCATAAATGCCATCCAACAACATGAACAGGTCATGAAAAGACCCAAGAAGACAACAAAATCAGTCCCAGCCAGGTTATTGAAAACAACAAGCAAGTCATGTGTTATAAAAAAAGCCCCTGAACAAAACTTCATTGTAGACAGTCCGAAGCCAGGTCCATCGCGCATGAATGTGATCCCAGGAACATCAagaagtgatgatgatgatgatgatgatgaaacttgTTGTGCCTGTGATCGGTTTCAAACCGAAGAGCAGGCAGCATGTTTATCACTTACCTTTGTTAAGTGGGCACAGTGTGATGGGATTCGCAATGGTATGCCATGCTTGCACTGGACACACCTAGGTTATTGCACACCAGTGAAAGTAATAAGAAGGGGTGATGCATTCTACTGTCCCCATTGCCAAAAACCAGAAGAATAAAATAAAGTCATATTAAAAACTGTAAATATGTTTCACTGTTAAAGTTtccagttataaaaaaaaaatttaacaaccatttttttttaacacttGTCAGACTATTGCAAGTATATGTTATGAACACAGAACCACAAGTAAACTAGTTTTGGCCTTAATTGCAACCAAGGCTATGACGACGTCATTTCCGGCGATTCAAGGTACATTCAAAACAAAAGACGCAGTCAAGcatgtgtgtgttatttttggATTATAAACTACGAGGATGCTTACTTTGACGTTCATTTTTGTGTGGAATATAAGTTTAAAGGATTAACTTCATGAAACAAGTAAGTTTATTGCTTCTTACTTTAGTTTTTGATTTGCAATTTGTGATTCTTTGTGACTACGGCGAACCATGGTTAGTCGAggatatgtaaatattattgcaatccgttgttattaagtgtcttatatcggggcttgaatgttgcgcacaaaatccttgcgcaacaatatagacaaagaacaaaaaattcccaccacataattggtctttcaccctttgtacgctccaaatattacccatataaaatgtagcttaatatttaagagcgtcaaaaatttggactagttcaatccccggcctgagctcagtattttcacattacaaGTAACAGAAAACACAATTAAACATcaataaaatatcaatgaaagTGGACTGATTGTTAgatatttcttataaaaaaaaaaaaattccaagaAACTTACTAATTCTCGTCGAAAAAAGATTCGCAACACGATTTTGTCCGAATGAAAACGTATGCGAATTAACAAGACACTTATTTAGGTTAAAAAATACTAATACTAGTataaataaaacacgaatttACGACATAATACCGTTAAAATAACGCTTAAATAAGGTAAGGCTTCACAAGTTTCCAAAAGCTTAGACATAAAGCAAAGCAGTTTATCAACACTTCTGTTATTTAAATGAATACTCGGTACAACTAGCGTTGCCTCTTCGTGCACGCTTCTGATGAGGAAAAATTTAGTCGAGTGGCGCATTTATccaaaacgacaacaacaactttcAATATGGTTCTTGCATCAGACAAAATATTATAGAATAAAGGATCATTGGTAGTTTTCGCTAGCTACAATTAAACAAATTCAGCTTTTGTATTGTGTAAGTACAATCATTACGAAATGTTGTAGTCAATTTTCGGAAAACAAATGACCATCCGAATTTCTGTCTGTCCGAAGTAGACTAGATCAGGCTACATGCTACTAATTGTTGTTAGAAATGAACTTGCAATTTATTAGTTTCTAAATTACGTAAATCAGTATCGATTTTATAGTTTGTTACACTTTTTGTGTTGAAACTTTAATGTGTATACTTTGAAGGCTTTTATATGGAAGTGTCTATCACATAAAAGATAACAGAATAAAGCAGAAAATTAAAGTGTTCACACACTGGTCAGCTCTCGCGGGTTGATAGCATATAACCAATAAACGCAACTAATTGTAATGATTGGGCGTGGggacaaatacaatttaattcaCGTATAATACCTTAAGCACAAGGAAATGTCAGCCTCCATCGGATTGGTTGCGCGTCTCCACATCAGGCAGCTTGACCCGACAGCATGTGCATATCACAAGTTAACAACCCCGGTGCCAACTCTGCATGGGGGTGTGTCACCAGATGGTCACCGGCACTACAAAATACAGAGGTAAATTTGAATGTGAAAACAATTTTAGAATGACATACATTTCTTGAATGTTATCATTTTTAGGATAAAATGGACTCAGATGACCAAGGAGCAACTCCTTCGGAAACACAAAAGGCAAAGTCACCAAAACAAAAGACAGCCAAAGGTAATAACAACTTTGTTAGTggttttcttaataaaaaaatgattgtCGCATATTAAAAGTAGGAATtggaaaaaatattgaaatatttgcatATTCTCAAACCCACCTATAATTGAAATCCAAAATTCTGATTCAAATGAAAATTATCTAAAAAGCGAACTATTGGAACATTTGAGTGTGTAAAAAATAATTACAGTCTTCATAAAAACACAGAAGTTTGTATACTACAAAATCACATTtagatttattacataattaGATGACTGTCATGTACAAAGCCATGTTTTGATAAATATGCTGTAATCAATTATTGACGGTTTTATAGAAGGGTAgctaccagtgattttttttccttctttataaattacCTGTAAAATCTACTTTCGCAATTGAGGAATAACTTCAAAATTCTTATAAGCCGGACCCATAATTCACAATCTCAAAATTTCACGACGCATATTTTCTCAATATCAGGTTTTTTGGCgcttattagctcggctgttttcggagaaacaccgaggtattgtcatagccagctcgccatcCAACGTCCGcggtccacgtcgtgctaaaaccttaacattttgttaatgttttgaacattggctctaaaatcaaagtgcttcaatctacaactctgaaacttcatatgtagttgcaccttgatgaattctacatgccacactcatttttgggtcacttagtcaaaggtcaaggtcactgtgacctcttaaaaaaaaaaaattctgacaagctttcatttattcaaaaactgcacccgcagctgagcgtggcacccgttatgcggtgctcttgtttttctaatTGATATGATACCAGTACTTTTCCCATATGGGCAAACAAAATCGCTGTCTGCATAATTGGCTAGTGAATTTCCAGTCAATTTGCGTATGATCTACATGGCTACCCTAACATTACACTTCCGGACTGTCAATATGGTAACGCTAACATCACGCTTGCTTACGGTCTATATGGTAATGCTAAGATCACACTTGCTTATGGTCTATATGGTAATGCTAAGATCACACTTACTTACAGTCTATATGATAAACCTAACATAACACTTGCTTATGGTCTATATGGTAGCGCTAACAACACTTGCTTATGGTCTATATAGTAATGCTAAACATAACACTTGCTTATGGTCTATATGGTAACGCTAACATAACACTTGCTTATGGTCTATATGGTAATGCTAACATAACACTTGCTGACGGTCTATATGGTGACACTAACATTGATACACTTGCTCACAGTCTATATGGTAACACGAACATAACACTTGCTGACGGTCTATATGGCAGGGGGGTTTCCAGCCATTTTGGTAAAAAGGAATCTGGTcaaatttggattttttaaatcgataaaagtGGTTAATATGGGAATT from Dreissena polymorpha isolate Duluth1 chromosome 1, UMN_Dpol_1.0, whole genome shotgun sequence carries:
- the LOC127864489 gene encoding uncharacterized protein LOC127864489, producing the protein MRFKQAHPTPVKKHYRVYSPSALTNAYRMVKEEGLTVYRASRMFNVPERTLRDRFIGRVDPELCVMGKLPLLDQFEEAKLVNHFKRMADLGYGYTQQECIDVASEFAVQLGKRTKDKPLSMKWMKGFLKRWPEMRVTKPRALEFVRAKMASEGVVMTYFDNLETCLQKNDLLDKPHLIYNVDEKGVSILHKPPHIVAGTNHPAQAVTSGKGDTVTIIGAGSASGSAIPPYFVFPGKKMNYDLLKGSSAGASGTVSDSGWSNMDVFRKYLTEHFIQFVPGRGDQKVLLLLDGHRSHVALTLAEWAKDNNVILYILPAHTSHILQPLDVGCYGPFQRMYHVQLHKYIRQTHAAITKYSIAEISCKVYNRALCADNLQSSFRRTGIYPLDRTVVPKSSMVPAEVFHDSCDSQSSQATVEEGGIPLDVFQEKNNS